The following are from one region of the Coffea eugenioides isolate CCC68of chromosome 2, Ceug_1.0, whole genome shotgun sequence genome:
- the LOC113754063 gene encoding receptor-like protein kinase FERONIA produces the protein MHFKLVLVASLFTSFVFLLCHHHFIAFMRSANPPAAAVHYISDAAINCGFNGNSTALDGREWIGDAPLKFLSGKSRISTAAEKPFPIDPVPYKTSRVSATEFGYSFEVSPGQKFIRLHLYPASYRGFENSIDSFTVKAGPFTLLRDFSASITAETSGVKYLIKEFCLNVEENTKLNITFSPSLNLNSKSKSTHAFVNGIEIISMPAGLYYTSDRDSGAPIVGQKNRYFSIDNSTALEVIQRLNIGGSSVSSAEDFGMFRRWNEDTKYLVESGAHPVHHPALRIKYTTNMPAFVAPAKLYQTSWKAAGNLKVDQIYNFTWKIPVELGFGYLIRLHFCDLDDEMAQRELREFSLLINNQIAETRAAVIRWSGGHGVPVYRDYMVKMKGDQGGSSCDLLIALQSANELVFGLLNGLEIFKLSNLDNSLAISNPTTPMTVSTPSGVKIRNVFLSFGHSNVVMTGMTLLVILVNVLVYYLRRIWEAKFCLENDTVAATTERACRCFSLAEIVSATQNFSDAFVIGRGGFGKVYKAYIPAIQEIVALKRLHWSSRQGAHEFWTEIETLSKLRHIHLVSLIGYCNESQEMILVYEYIPRGTLADNLYKMSRKGNDIAPLGWEQRLRICIGAARGLEYLHNGTEYGVIHRDVKDSNILLDENFVAKISDFGLSKLERLTQSKSYVSTKVKGTRGFCDPDYIATHRLTRKSDVYAFAVVLLVVLAGRPAVDNGAPEEQHNLVSYFRECIAEENVDRIVDPSLQGKFSSNSLKEFVKSIENCLHHQPKKRPTMAQVVASLEQALQQQESTMISASSARVAGQPFQEGTLESLQVLEGSAQSPSTEGITSTSAEFLGSPIRGHVYAPGRKLLRGWPWKAVLNRGKKQKGEMSSLAEALPLVTSLAEALPLYSYKALANATDHFHLGNMIGEACFGRVYKGILPNGQEIAVRRISNRHIFGEFKNEVAVASKLQHPNIVRLLGCCAEREEEKMLVYEYMPNKSLEAYLFDSKEQDVLDWSRRAIIIQGIGRALLYLHGRDSGQGIIHRVLNASHVLLDNGLNPKISNLSIGAFLGSDLDEYVTSTIRWTLGYMAPEYLLRGKFSEKTDIYSYGVLLLEIVSGKKNWQLVGCDLIECAWKLWNENKPKNLVDPALLVLPTETEILRCVHVGLLCVQDSPEDRPNVSTVLSMLNDDEIAELPRPKVPSYITARGLSRSSSLQKTTIIPSSDNDFSLTDIEGR, from the exons ATGCATTTTAAACTAGTTTTGGTTGCTAGTTTGTTTACGTCGTTCGTCTTCTTGCTCTGTCATCACCATTTTATAGCTTTCATGAGGAGTGCTAATCCTCCAGCTGCTGCTGTACATTACATAAGTGATGCTGCTATTAACTGTGGCTTTAATGGCAACTCAACCGCACTTGATGGCCGTGAATGGATTGGAGATGCCCCCTTAAAGTTCCTGTCTGGCAAATCAAGAATCTCAACTGCAGCTGAAAAACCATTCCCAATTGACCCTGTTCCGTACAAGACTTCAAGAGTCTCTGCAACTGAATTCGGCTATTCATTTGAAGTCAGTCCAGGTCAGAAATTCATTCGCCTACATCTTTACCCTGCCTCATATCGCGGTTTTGAAAATTCTATAGATTCTTTCACTGTCAAAGCTGGCCCTTTTACCCTCCTCAGGGATTTCAGTGCCTCAATTACTGCTGAAACTTCAGGTGTCAAGTACCTTATTAAGGAGTTCTGTCTGAATGTAGAAGAAAATACAAAATTGAACATAACTTTTTCTCCTTCTCTGAATCTGAATAGCAAGTCAAAAAGTACACATGCTTTTGTAAATGGCATTGAGATCATTTCAATGCCAGCTGGACTTTATTACACCTCTGATCGTGACTCAGGAGCCCCTATAGTTGGTCAGAAAAATCGATACTTTAGTATTGACAATAGCACTGCGCTTGAAGTCATACAGAGGTTGAACATTGGAGGGAGCTCTGTGTCATCGGCAGAAGATTTTGGAATGTTTCGAAGATGGAATGAGGACACTAAGTACCTGGTAGAATCCGGAGCTCATCCAGTCCATCATCCAGCACTTAGGATTAAATATACTACAAACATGCCAGCATTTGTTGCCCCAGCAAAACTTTACCAGACCTCTTGGAAAGCAGCAGGAAACTTGAAAGTAGACCAGATATATAACTTTACATGGAAAATACCCGTAGAATTGGGCTTTGGATACTTAATAAGGCTTCACTTCTGTGATCTTGATGATGAAATGGCACAGCGTGAGTTAAGGGAATTCAGTCTCCTTATAAATAATCAGATAGCAGAGACAAGGGCTGCTGTGATTAGATGGAGTGGCGGCCATGGGGTTCCAGTATACAGGGATTACATGGTCAAAATGAAAGGTGACCAAGGTGGTAGCAGTTGTGATCTCTTGATTGCCCTACAATCAGCTAATGAATTGGTTTTTGGACTCCTTAATGGACTAGAGATCTTCAAGTTGAGCAACCTCGACAACAGTCTAGCAATTTCAAATCCTACGACTCCAATGACAGTTTCTACCCCTTCAGGCGTGAAGATTAGAAACGTGTTTTTATCTTTTGGCCATAGCAATGTTGTCATGACTGGTATGACACTCCTGGTTATTTTAGTCAATGTCCTAGTGTACTACCTGAGAAGAATTTGGGAAGCAAAATTTTGCCTGGAAAATGACACAGTGGCAGCCACAACTGAGCGGGCTTGTCGTTGCTTCTCACTCGCTGAGATAGTTTCGGCAACACAAAACTTTAGCGATGCATTTGTTATTGGAAGGGGGGGATTTGGCAAAGTGTATAAAGCTTACATCCCTGCCATTCAAGAAATTGTGGCCTTGAAAAGATTGCACTGGAGCTCCCGACAAGGAGCTCACGAGTTTTGGACTGAAATTGAAACACTTTCGAAGCTCCGGCACATACATCTTGTCTCTTTGATCGGCTATTGCAATGAGAGCCAGGAGATGATCCTAGTTTATGAGTATATCCCTCGTGGCACACTTGCTGATAATCTCTACAAAATGAGCAGAAAGGGAAATGATATTGCTCCTCTTGGTTGGGAGCAAAGGCTTAGAATCTGCATTGGTGCTGCTCGTGGGCTGGAATACCTCCACAATGGCACTGAATATGGAGTCATACACCGCGATGTGAAGGATTCAAACATTCTGTTGGACGAGAATTTTGTGGCAAAGATTTCCGATTTCGGACTGTCCAAACTTGAAAGGTTAACCCAATCGAAGAGCTATGTTAGCACAAAAGTTAAAGGCACTCGTGGTTTTTGTGATCCAGACTATATTGCAACTCATAGATTGACGAGAAAGAGTGACGTATATGCCTTTGCGGTTGTCTTGTTGGTAGTTTTGGCAGGGAGGCCTGCAGTGGACAATGGAGCTCCAGAAGAGCAGCACAATCTTGTATCATATTTCCGTGAATGTATTGCAGAAGAAAACGTGGATAGAATTGTTGATCCTAGTCTACAGGGGAAGTTCTCATCAAACAGTTTAAAAGAATTTGTGAAATCTATTGAAAACTGCTTGCACCACCAGCCCAAGAAAAGACCTACAATGGCTCAAGTGGTGGCGAGTCTCGAGCAGGCGTTGCAGCAGCAGGAGAGCACTATGATTTCTGCGTCAAGTGCCAGGGTAGCTGGCCAGCCTTTCCAGGAAGGAACTCTTGAGTCACTGCAAGTGCTTGAGGGGAGTGCCCAATCTCCATCGACCGAAGGAATCACAAGTACATCAGCTGAATTTCTTGGCTCACCTATTAGAGGACACGTCTATGCTCCAGGCCGAAAATTGTTACGGGGCTGGCCATGGAAAGCAGTGCTTAATAGAG GGAAAAAGCAAAAGGGTGAAATGTCATCACTAGCTGAAGCGCTGCCGCTTGTTACATCACTAGCTGAAGCGCTGCCGCTTTACAGTTACAAGGCACTGGCTAATGCAACAGATCATTTTCATTTAGGGAATATGATAGGCGAAGCTTGTTTTGGCCGAGTCTACAAG GGAATTCTACCAAATGGTCAGGAGATTGCAGTGAGAAGGATTTCAAACCGTCATATATTTGGAGAGTTTAAGAATGAAGTTGCAGTTGCTTCTAAACTGCAACATCCAAATATTGTTAGACTGCTCGGATGCTGTGCtgaaagagaggaagaaaaaatgCTAGTTTATGAGTACATGCCAAATAAAAGCCTGGAGGCCTACTTATTTG ATTCAAAAGAACAAGATGTACTTGATTGGAGTAGACGTGCAATCATCATCCAAGGGATTGGCAGAGCCCTCCTTTACCTTCATGGGAGGGATTCAGGACAGGGGATTATTCATAGAGTTCTGAATGCAAGTCACGTCCTCTTAGATAATGGGCTGAAtccaaaaatatcaaatttaagcataGGCGCATTTCTAGGAAGCGACCTAGATGAGTATGTGACCAGTACGATTAGATGGACACT TGGATATATGGCCCCAGAATATTTGCTGCGGGGAAAATTTTCTGAAAAGACAGATATCTACAGCTATGGAGTCTTGTTACTGGAGATTGTAAGTGGAAAGAAAAATTGGCAGCTTGTTGGCTGTGACTTAATAGAATGT GCCTGGAAGCTGTGGAATGAAAATAAACCAAAGAATCTTGTTGATCCAGCATTGCTTGTTCTACCCACTGAAACGGAGATATTGAGATGTGTACACGTTGGTTTATTGTGTGTGCAAGACTCTCCAGAAGATAGGCCGAATGTCTCTACTGTTCTTTCAATGCTTAATGACGATGAAATTGCAGAGCTTCCTCGGCCTAAGGTTCCGTCTTATATTACAGCACGGGGCCTATCAAGAAGCTCATCTCTCCAGAAGACTACTATTATACCGAGTTCTGATAATGATTTCAGTTTAACAGACATCGAAGGAAGATAG